The following nucleotide sequence is from Cicer arietinum cultivar CDC Frontier isolate Library 1 chromosome 2, Cicar.CDCFrontier_v2.0, whole genome shotgun sequence.
TAACTTTTCCTCTCAGCATGAGACCGTTTCCTTTAAACACTTGTCAATTTGACTGGGTTTGAAACTTTGCAGGGTGAGGTTGAGTTCAGAAGCATTCTATATATTCCAGGTATGGGacctctcaacaatgaagaaGTAGTGAACCCTAAAACAAAGAACATACGTCTGTATGTAAAGCGTGTGTTCATCTCAGATGATTTTGATGGTGAACTGGTGAGTTCACTGTGAGCTTCAAGCagaattttgtattttgtaaaaTCAAATTTACGTTGTTGTCGTATTTTGAATGAAGGGATGATATAACTTTGTACTCTACTTTATAACCTGTGATATAAAAGTATAATTAGTTTTAGTCCTGTATTTTGTCAAATCACAAGTCATTTATGTAGCATCTGCATGTTCAAAACATGCAAGCTGTAAGTGAAGTCATGTTTGTGCTCAAATGCTTCTTGCATGTGGGTGCATTCATACACCAAAAAAAAGATGAGCATGAAGAATTGAAGTAACattgtttttatattgcagtTTCCGCGTTACTTGAGCTTTGTCAAGGGTGTGGTCGATTCAAATGACCTTCCTCTGAATGTTTCCCGAGAGATCCTTCAAGAAAGCAGAATTGTAAGAAAACTACATCTTATCCTGTATACATGACCAACTTTTCATGTGACGAACATAGTTCATAGGAATGCCTTTTTTAAGAATCATTTATgcattttcctttttctttcacTTCCCGAAATTTTTGGTGCTGATATTGCAATTTCAGGTAAGGATAATGAGAAAGAGACTCGTCAGGAAGACATTTGATATGATTCAAGATCTTTCTGAAAGTGAAAATAAGGAGGTTGGTATTAACTACTAAGTTTCTCTAGTTTTTAAACCTGAGTTGTGTCTTTAATGGACTAAGAATGTGATCTACTGTGATATTAGGATTACAAGAAATTCTGGGAGAACTTTGGTAGGTTTATTAAGTTGGGATGCATTGAGGACAGTGGAAATCATAAGCGCATTACCCCATTGTTGAGGTTTTACACTTCCAAAAGTGAGGAGGACCTTAAAAGCCTAGATGAGTATGTTGAAAACATGGGCGAAAACCAAAAGGCTATCTATTACCTTGCAACTGACAGCTTGAAAAGTGCAAAGACTGCTCCATTTTTAGAGAAATTGGTTCAAAAAGATATTGAGGTATTTTCagtcataaatatatatatatatatatatatatatatctgttcTGATAATGCATTTTGAATGATATATATTTCTAACTGAATCCATACATTACATGTTAATTTTGAgttctgtttttatttattgttaacttatatcttttatttgtttataattgtAGGTGCTTTATTTGGTTGATCCTATTGATGAGGTTGCTATTCAGAACTTACAGACATACAAAGAAAAGAAGTTTGTTGATATCAGCAAGGAAGATTTGGAAttgggtttgtatttttttctacCCACTAACATATTCTTAAATACGATTTTGCATATGGTTGCTAATTGGGATTCGAATGTGGTTATCACAATATTTTCTGATATCAGGCGATGAGGATGAGGTCAAAGAGAGGGAAATCAAGCAAGAATACAATCTACTTTGTGATTGGATAAAACAACAGCTTGGTGATAATGTGGCTAAAGTTCAAGTCTCTAAGCGATTGAGCTCGTCTCCCTGTGTGCTTGTTTCTGGCAAGTTTGGTTGGTCTGCAAATATGGAGAGGTTAGAAGTAATGCTTTTAGAAAGTTCACAGGATGTTTATCATTCTAGTGGTACAAGGCTACAATTTTCAATTCCCATTTTTTCAGATTAATGAAGGCACAGGCTCTTGGAGACACTGCAAGTTTGGAATTTATGAGAGGGAGGAGAATATTGGAGATTAATCCAGATCATCCCattattaaagatttaagtGTAAGTTGACATTATTTGTTTGGATTcattgatttataaatttaagggTAAAGTAAGACATATTAACGGTTGATGAAAAAGATAAGCATATACCTATAATTGTAGCAAGTATGACATATTTACTATATTCATGATTTGTTATGCATATACCTATAATTATAGCAATTGATTGTTTCATCAACGACTGAGATTCCTTGTTTGTCCTTTAAAATTTTACACGAGAGTTGGATCTAATGACTCATAACTCACGGGCCTAAACTActaaaacttaattttcaaGATAAAATACTTGGTGCTAACTGAATATGCTTGTGACTTTGACctgatttaaatatttttgtttctgTTTTAGGCTGCCTGCAAGAACGCCCCTGACAGCAGCGAAGCTAAGAGAGCTGTTGACCTCTTATACGATACAGCACTAATTTCCAGTGGATTTTCTGTAAGTACAAAATGAACATTTAGTTTTTTCTTCATGcaattacatatataatatagaaaAAGAATAAAGGAGATACTAACTCGTCATGACAACAAATAGTTAGATAATTGTCTTTGATTTAAGAATTGTCCAACATGATGTGACAGATTGAATGTTCATGATTGGATGACGGTGTAAAGTTGTTTTACACTATCATATACTATAAATACCATATACAGTTCATGTAATATAGAATAACTACAGTTTGCTAATGGTGTTTCTTAATGATGCAGCCGGAGAGCCCTGCTGAGTTGGGAAATAAGATTTATGGAATGATGGCCTTGGCATTGGGAGGACGATGGGGTAGAACAGAAGAGGAAGGAGATGCATCAGCTGAGGAAGATTCAAAGGAAAGTGAAAGTACAGAGTCTGAAGTTTTTGAACCTTCTGAAgtcataacagagaatgatccTTGGACAACAGATTAGGTGTCTTGTCCCCTTCAGCCCTCaaatatcataaattaataatcatatttTTGCCAATATAGTGAGTGATGCGTACTAAGGCAATAGGAAAAAAAGGGAGGGACCCTTAAATCTTCATATGATTTCTTAGTGCTTAAAGTAAATCTTGTAATGTCATGTGTAAACAGTGTATGTCATTAAGGATCTAGTCTTTTGGGGCCTTTCCCAATAATGAGATTCAGTTTTTCTAGTTTAGCACCATTTTGTTACTGTATGTGCTATTTCCATCATTCTTCAAAGTGTAGAAACTTGTTTTGGCCGAGTGCAAAATCTGAAATATCAAGTTTTGTTATTCTCCTTCCGTTTGTAGTTTGAAACTAAATTGAAATGTGATGGATGCTTTTATATGTAGTTACCAGttacttaattgaaatataaGGGTCAttgccataaataaaaatatacatgcTATAAAATCATCTATCTGTAAAATATGAATCAACGAACAAATATCTACACGTGTATTATGATTTTCTTTTGAAGGGACAGTAAATCTGCCATCCAAATTGCTTCCAATCCTACATTAGAGGAAAAAATATATCTAGATCTATTGCCACATTGTGAAAAAATACAAGTCAAAATCATCAAACTTTTTTCCACTTTTTTCCGCCTCATCAACAAATATGgttgctgacatttttacaaagctTTTGGAATTTACACctactttattatatttttaacaagTTGGGATTTTACAATATGTCCTCTCCAACTTGAGGGAGGATATTAGACAGTTATTAgtaagtatttttatatttcttttctgtTTTCTGTTTATTGGGCTGCCAGCTTTATATTCATTGGCCCTTTTTTTGGGCTTGTCTGTCCTTGTATTACAAACActatataatgtgtttgttgtAACTTTGTTAATTGAGTTAACGAATGAGGTAATTCAGTATATTCCAATAGGAAGTAAAATAGATTTCGAAGATATATTTCAGTAGCATCTGCAAGTCATTTACATTTATGCTTCTTTATACCATGTCAATTGGTTAAAATAAGACTTCTGGGTTTAGCCTTGGGGGACGAAACCAATGTCTTGTGACAAAAATGTACCTCTACAAATTGACAATTTTCAGGTACTAAAACAACAGATTTTGGCCGGCAAATAAAAACAACTTTATGGTATCTTTGGCgatctttttatttaatattgtagTTTTAGATTTTGTTGTTGCTTAATGTTGAATCACATTGTTGCACAATTAACCAAAGACATgctattaaattaaatcaccTATGAAGAGATGGCTTATATATACACAAGGTGAATGATAGTTTTGGCATAGCAACCAGGAAAATGGCTTCGTTTTCAGTGGAAGAATTCATAGGAAATGGAATTTTGAAGGAGCTGCTACCAAAATTATTAGAAGAAGGTTGGGATGATGTGCCAACATTGAAGGTTATGGGTTCAGAGGACATGGATTTACTATACATGACACAAAAGCAAAAGGTTGGTAATCATTATCACTAGCATTTTTTAAGTTTACGATCATGTCATCTTATCATTTATTAGAGATGTAAAGTAAAATTACAACAACTAACTCTTAACTATATTAACTAATTTGTCACTGAGCTGTAACAAATACCTAACCAGAGAATTTAACATCTCTAATATCATTCAATCATAAGCCTCTTCACAGTCTAACTTGTATTACTAATAACACAAACCCTCTTTACTGAATAATCATTTTAGTCCATGTAATTGTAAAGAGTGAATTTGATCTTGAAAttaaagaaatttgaaaattcTTGATGGTTTTAGTCCTTGAAATTGTCCCAAGTTAAGTTGATcgataattttcaatttttaaatatattttaaaaagaatatgcATCGtgagtgtaaaataattttacaataatattcaatgaaatttatgtatttCGCCACATCACTCCACTGCACTGCACGCCACTTTAGATATAAGTTGAAAACTAATTTACATTTATAGTGCATATCCATTAAACACTGCCTACAATTTTAGAAACTATTAGTAAATGTACAAAAGAACTCAAGTTCAATGCTCACCTTTTGCgactaaacaaaattttattggCTAAAACTATAGACTTTTAAAAGTGTTTCCCCTCTTATGCCATATATAGGAAGCACTTGGAATCAGATGTTACCTACATGATAAAGGATTGATGCAGTATGCAGATAAGATGGAGGACAGTAACAGAAATCTTCTAGAGCTTCTCAAACTGAGCACAATAGATCTTGTTTCcaaatttgaaatgaaaagagGCCACATTGCACGTTTCactaacaaaacaaaatgtgATGATTCTTTCAAACCACCTTTTAGAAGAAGAACAAGCATAACAATGCATGGAGATGATAGCATACCCAAGACAAATTATAGCTCTAGTAAAAACAGTAgtacaaaatcaaatataagaAGTATTAATACAACTTCTGATAAATCAGTTGAGCAATCAATGATTGATTTGAAGATTAAAGATGGATATGTTTATAAAGGAATTGTAGCTTGTGAACCGGCTGAGCCTAGAGCTTGTGGTTGTGTGAAACCACCTCCTGTTTGTGACCAAGTTGCTGCATATAGTGATGTTGAGAATATTTCAGTTCAGAAATTAACTCCAGAGTACAAGTTTGGTATGGAACCATTGGTGAAAACAAAAACACCACCTTTTAAGGCTTCGGAATTGTGGCGCAATAAACCGGCTGTTTTCTTGTGTCTCCGGAGACCAGGgtaaacattattattaatggCAAACATTAGTATTGTTAGAAATCACAGTTGCGGTTACGCTGCAAATGTAGCCGCAAATCTTTACATTGTGAGAAAATGTGGATAAATACTGTCATTGCAATCTAAACTGCAGTTGTAATGTTGTTGCTGAGACTTTAAAATCCGCAATATTGCAGAtcacaatttaaaaccatgattATTAGTATTATGTTAGGGTGCTTTATATCTCGTAATTTAAAGTCTTAGTATGTTGCTTGCTGCCATTTAATTAAGTCTCTTGAATTTGAAAACAGGTGCATCATGTGCAGAGCTGAAGCACACCAACTTTATTCAAGAAAACCCATATTTGATTCACTTGGTGTTCAACTATTTGCAGTTCTTCATGAAGACATAGAATCAGAGGTAATTAATTACAGTCTTCAGTCATTTGTTACCAGCATATACTTTTGTTTTGAATCTAATTCATCTTCAAAAAATTGGTTTATAAAATGAGGAGTGTTActttttataaacatttttagaAAATGAGGGACTTAGTTTTACCGTTATTTTTAAACTGCAGTTACAATATAGACTTACCTGCCAATATGAGGAATTTTTATTGAAAGATGATATGAAACTATTTTACATGGACAATATTAAACACTAAATTAATATCATGGTAAAATAGGTAAAAGATTTTTGGCCTAGATACTGGGGAGGTGTTGTACTTCTGGATCGAAGCAGGGACTTATATAAAGCTCTTGGAGGTGGAAAACTTCTGAAGGAGAAGTTTATATCAGGATTTTTGTTGAATCCTAGAGCAATTTCCAACTACAAGCGTTCAAAAAAAAGGAACATTATTGAGTACAATTTTAAAGGTGAAGGTGAAATAAAAGGAGGACTATTTATAATAGGGAGTGGAAAAAGTGGCATTGCTTATCAGTTtattgagagaaattttggtgattgGGCTCCACTACCTGAAGTAATTGAGATATGTAGTCAAATGCAAAAGgtaaacaattattattattttatctttttccattttcatcATTGATTATCTATGTTAGATATTTTACATGTGTTTTGAACATTATGCAGAACCAACAACAAGTTCAAAGAGAGTTTGTGCTTCATTGAAAAGTTTCAACATATATatctatctattatatatatttaaaacatattttttattctctttttgtCACCTCGTactaatttttatatatgtgcaaatattttttacttcagTCAAAAGTTGACGTGTACATTATAAGTTTCAAAATagatttttctcctcttttaatctctttaattcctaattttttttgtcttcttttaacaaacttttaaattgaatgtattataatttttatttacaaatattcaaactatttttaatattaatagagtaatcataatcattaacattttgttttcaaaaccgaaatccaaaatttataacaattcggttacaaaatattaattgtcaaacaattataaatatacatcaaataaaaataattgcaaaagaattactttaatttcacgtcaattaacactataaaataacaaattaaatttaattaatttcagtaaaataaaactgatcAAAATTCAGAGAGACATGACTTTGCCcattatttctaaatatttatatactatatatatatataccaatattcaaagtagaatatcaaatacaaatattttttgttctctcactcgatcattttaatcatcgatctttgtggtaattgcaattttttttttaattttaaatcggatatattagaattttaatttacaaatattcaaactattattaatattaatagagtgATCATAATCATTagcattttggtttcaaaacaaaaatccaaaatttataacaattcaattacaaaatattaattgtcaaacaattataagtatacatcaaatacaaataattgaaaataaattactttaatttcatgtcaattaacattataaaataataaattaaatttaattaatttcagtaaaataaaactgatcaaaattcaaagagatgtgactttgtccatcatttttaaatatttatatattatatatatttacaaaaattcaaagtagataattaattgtcaaacaattataagtatacatcaaatacaaataattacaaatgaattactttaattttatgtcaattaacactatagaacaacaaattaaatttaattaatttcagtaaaataaaactgactaaaattcaaagagacatgattttgtccatcatttctaaatatttatatatttaccaatattcaaagtagaaagtcaaatacaaaatattttttgttctatcactcatcattttaatcatcgatctttgtggtaattgtgaatttttttttatcaattttgttttcatattttattttattgaaaatcaaatatatttaattctaaCGGGTAATAATTCtttcaatacaaaattcaaCTTCTAAACTATCAAAGAGCAAGCTTATGTTGTTGACAAGTCTACAAAAATACTCAGACTAAAATCATTGGAGATGAGGATAACTAGGAATCCAAGTCATTGCAACCGACAAAGTCCTAACTCAAATGACGAAggagatataaaataaaaatgtaaaatacacgAAGAACTGAAATATGGAAATGAGGATCGCTAAGAAGAAAGATGACAATTATCCAAACGAAAAATCAAGTTACAAAGAGAGCCTGTCCTTCTACATCATCTAATGAAGAGTCTGCCCTTCTATATACCTTAAAAGGAGaaccaaaaataataaactaaaagaaaaacaattggggtgtaatgaaattgattaataaaaaaaaatgaaaaacttaaAATCGGGAATACAATACGGatgtatttttaactatttcactttaatcatttttagtttcaacaATAAACTAATACATTTTATAACTCAATTGCATATCAATTGAGTGTAtctcttaatttcaattatcaaatatattacttCAACATTTGGCATATTCATAAATCTCAatattaatactttattttatttatcggtacaattgtattatattattgatataactacTAAATTGTAGATCATTgaacaattaaaatataaaacttcatatgtttttttaaaaatctacttaaattaaataaataaaaataaacctGCACAATGCACGGTTAGCATctagtcatttaattatttaaaagtttgaatataattttgtttattatatttataatattttttagtattaattcttataattttgtttatttgaatttaatttctaCGTATTCAAAACTGTTGATATTAATCTTAGAGTTTATACGTGATCTAATAAAATCATGCTCATAGTTTAATAAGATGTAGTCgattactaaaaataataatttttaaatttgtagagtctaaagtcaaacaaaataaggaactaaaataaaaaatgctataacaactaaaattatatttatacctTTACTAAAATTGAATTGCTTGTAGTTCCAGCACTAGCGCAATCCGGGTTCAGCTTTTATACGATTATTAGGTAGTTCGTGcaaattaaattgataaaactATATTGTTTCTTTCCATTTCCCCAGTTAATTCAACCTTTAGAGAGGGAAGACTTAATTTGCCTTAACAATAAAATCCACTCAAATAAAGGTTAACAGCTGTAACCATGAATtccagtaaaaaaaatataaccatgtttttattttttatttttaaagtaatttagtGGATAGAATCATATGTCAATGTAAccatgtgtttattttattttttaataaattagtggCTAGAATTATAAATCTTAAgtgcagaaaaataaagaattttaaatttaaatttagaccCTTAGGTGTACATATTAACGGCATTGCATTTAACTTACCAATTAAGATAGTTACTGGacaatcatatatttatatgttattttacgGTATCAATAAGctattaatatatgtatatatattttatcatgtcATTTACTActtattattctatttttaaaaaattatttttatgtattttttatactattaatggAGATCATTTTTATAAAGTAACTTAGTAATtgttatcatttttcttttccatataacattaattatatttttttgatttatgtaaaattttcaaaatgacaTATCATTTCATAGAAATTACAATGTAATTATTTACGtcaaagaattttatttttactagaaCATTGACTTTGTTAGATATTTTATtcagatattttttttctttgaattagAGGAACATTAATTGACTTATAATTTGTTGTGTCTTTTAAAGTTTTGACTAAAACAATAGATTATTAGATACTTGTTGCAAAGATACTTAATAATATATCATGACTTACTTTATTAGGAAATATGATTACTTGTTCAttggttaataatattttgtgttaaaaacacttagaatattACATCTAACTTATTCAATTTTTGCTACCTTAAAATAGATATTGATTAATATAAATCTCTTCCTTCTAAGTTAATCTATACCCTTAGCAAATAGTGGTTAATGAAATATTCAAAGTGGTTAATATAATAAACATGTATATGTGTCACACAAAAAATGtctcaattattaaaataaaaagtgaaaaaaaattaattttttaggcgaaaaaaaatattgttcaacaTATAAATACGGTAAACAATACATATGGTATCTTGTATTCCGTCAATTTTGTATATTcaaataatactatttttaatttttattgtagttgtattttttcaaagtattctcttcaaaataaataaataaataaataaagatatttaGGATGATATAATATTTCGTATGTATAAATTAACGTGACGTGACTAACTAGGAAAGAAAACGaaactttttcttattttttttaacttgtgaaaaacatatataaaatatataattaattgattgaaaatatattagtaattacagttaaaataatttctatccaaaaaataaacaaaaatatgaatatgGCTGTATTTTGGACACATTAAACTATTTAAGTGACGAATGACAACTTTAAGTGGGGTTgttttatatcatttaaaaattgttattttattgtatacCTTTGTAAAaggagaaaataatattaacttcAATAGTTTAGtccaataataatatatgacaCTTTAATACAATATGGTTCTGAATCAATAAGAAGTTTGAGTTTGATCCTCACTAGTTCAATTTAGTTCAGCGTAATTCTCATTAGAAACTGAACTTTGAATAGGCTTCAAATACAGTCCAAATTAAGGTGGTTTgcgttgaaaaaaaaaaaaaaaatgtttaattataaaaatattatgatcACATGTTTATTAGAAAATTTGGCGTGCGCACACTAATGGCTTgcactcattttttatttttttatttatttatgaaaaggTTGGCTTCAtgttataattaaacatatgcggtcaattaatataaaacaattattctAATGTCATTTACAGCTTCATATTTTATACATTGAAACATAACAACTCTTGTTAAATCGTGTTTACTAATAGATGGATTTAATTGAAGGTGAGTTTTACTAAGTAGTCCTTTGttaaaatctatttaaaaataataaataaagtaacGGTGGTCGACGATACTCTTTAGAATTAATGGTTTAAGATTGTTTTGATCTTTACGAATAAAACGGTGATCAGATTGATGtcaatttaacataaaatacat
It contains:
- the LOC101513028 gene encoding heat shock protein 90-5, chloroplastic, translating into MAPVLSRTTASLASLPSSSPFTLSRSSSALRSAFLPPQFSRSKRFSSAAASLKCKHHDRRRNGRLSVRCEAAAVADKEEATGEKFEYQAEVSRLMDLIVHSLYSHKEVFLRELVSNASDALDKLRFLSVTEPSLLGESGELEIRITTDPDNGTITITDTGIGMTKEELVDCLGTIAQSGTSKFLKALKENKDLGADNGLIGQFGVGFYSAFLVADRVVVSTKSPRSDKQFVWEALADSSSYVIREETDPEKLLRRGTQITLHLRPDDKYEFSEPTKIQGLVKNYSQFVSFPIYTWQEKSRTVEVEEEEEPKEGEEPKAEDDTKKTKKTKTEKYWDWELANETKPIWMRNSKDVEKDEYNEFYKKTFSEFLEPVAYTHFTTEGEVEFRSILYIPGMGPLNNEEVVNPKTKNIRLYVKRVFISDDFDGELFPRYLSFVKGVVDSNDLPLNVSREILQESRIVRIMRKRLVRKTFDMIQDLSESENKEDYKKFWENFGRFIKLGCIEDSGNHKRITPLLRFYTSKSEEDLKSLDEYVENMGENQKAIYYLATDSLKSAKTAPFLEKLVQKDIEVLYLVDPIDEVAIQNLQTYKEKKFVDISKEDLELGDEDEVKEREIKQEYNLLCDWIKQQLGDNVAKVQVSKRLSSSPCVLVSGKFGWSANMERLMKAQALGDTASLEFMRGRRILEINPDHPIIKDLSAACKNAPDSSEAKRAVDLLYDTALISSGFSPESPAELGNKIYGMMALALGGRWGRTEEEGDASAEEDSKESESTESEVFEPSEVITENDPWTTD